Genomic window (Rathayibacter sp. VKM Ac-2760):
TCGGCGAGCGCGCGGCCGTGCAGGGCGCGACCGGTCGGGTCCTCCGAGCCGAGGATCGCGGCCGCGCGGGCGTTGCAGACGCCGACCCGCCCGTCGCGGTCGAGCGCCAGCACCCCCTCGTCGACCCCGTCGAGCACGGCGGCCTGGTCCTGCACGAGCGCGGTGAGCTCCTCCGGCGCGAGGCCCAGCGTCAGCCGCAGCAGCCGGCGGCGGATGAAGACGGACGCGACCGCCGCGAGCACCAGACCGGCGAGCGCGGCGGCCAGGACGCCGAGCAGCGCGGTCGGCAGGTCGTCGAAGACGCTGGAGCGGGCGAAGCCGATGCTCACCTCGCCGACGACGCGCGACTCGTCCGGCCCGTAGACCGGCACCTTCGCCCGCGCCGACTCGCCGAGCGTGCCGGTGCCCCAGGACACCGACTCCCGGCCGGCGAGCGCCTCGTCCGGGCTCGTCGACACCACCTCGCCGAGCCGTTCCGGATCGGGGTGGGCGAGCCGGATGCCCCGGTCGTCGGTGATCACCACGAACAGCGCCCCGGTGCGCTCCTCCACCGCCTCGGCGGCGACCTCGAGCGTCCCGCCCTCGAGTTCCGCGCGCGCGGGCACGGCCGGGTCCGCGGAGGAGGCGGCCACGGCGTCGCGGACGTCGGCGTCCTCGGCGACGGTGCGGGCGATGGCGAGCGCCGTCTCCTCCGCCTCGCCGCGCAGCTGCTGCACGCTGAGCGCGGTGACCAGCCCGGCGCAGACCAGGACGGCCGCCGAGACGGTCGCGAGCTGGAGCACGAGCACGTGGGTCGCGAAGCGCATCGAACTCCTCGTCGTCGAGACGGTCGGCCTGCGCAGAATGCGCAGAACCCACACTATGCGCAGATCGCGCGCTAATGAGCGATACCCGCGCCGAGCGGCCGGGCCTGCCTAGTGTTTCCACGACCTGGAGAGCCCGCCGCGGGATCCCGGACCAACGACGACGAAGGAGTCAGCTGTGTTGGTAGTACTCGGATTCACGATGATCCTGGCCTTCATGGCCCTGATCATGACCAAGCGGCTCACGCCCATGGTCGCCCTGATCGTCGTCCCGACGATCTTCGGCCTCTTCGCCGGCGCCGGTCTCGGCATCGGCGACATGGTGCTCGAGGCGATCGGCAGCCTCGCGCCCACGGCCGCGCTGCTGATGTTCGCGATCATGTACTTCGGCATCATGATCGACGTCGGCCTGTTCGACCCGCTGATCCGCTTCATCGTCCGCGCGCTCGGCGACGACCCGGCCAAGGTCGTCCTCGGCACCGCGCTGCTCGCCGGCGCGGTCTCGCTCGACGGCGACGGCTCGACCACCTTCATCGTCACCACCGCCGCGATGCTGCCGATCTACCTTCGCCTCGGGATGAACCCCGTCGTCCTCACCTGCGTCGCCGGTCTCGCCAACGGCACGCTCAACATCGTCCCCTGGGGCGGCCCGACCGTCCGCGCCGCCGCCGCGCTGCAGGTCTCGCCGAGCGAGATCTTCGTGCCGATGCTGCCCTCGCTCGCCGTCGGCCTCGCCGTCACGCTGGTCTTCGCCTGGTTCCTCGGCCTCGGCGAGCGCCGCCGCCTCGGCTCGCTCGCCCTCGCCGAGCCGATGCTCGAGCAGGAGCTCGTCGGCGCCGGCCGCGGCTCGTCGCGCTCCGGAGCCCGCACCGGCGGCCTCGCCGCCTTCACCGGCGGCATCCGCACGGTCGCCCGTGAGCGCTTCTCCTTCCTGCGCGGCCCGGAGTCGCTGCGCGGCGCCCAGGTCGCCGTCGCCGCCCGCGTGCAGGCCGACGACGCCGACACCGCGATGGCCGACACGATGCTCGACCCCGAGCGCGAGACGCTCCGCCCGAAGCTGATCTGGGTCAACCTCGTGCTGACCCTCGCCGTGATGACGCTGCTCGTCGCCGACATCCTCCCGCTGCCCTACGTCTTCATGGTCGGCTCCGCGGTCGCGCTGCTGATCAACTTCCCGAAGATGAAGGACCAGGCGTCCGAGATCGTCAAGCACGCGCCGAGCATCGTCGGCGTGGTCTCGATGGTCCTCGCGGCCGGTGTGCTGATCGGCGTGCTCAACGGCACCGGCATGGTCGACGCGATGGCCGAGTGGGTCGTCGACGTGATCCCGCCGGCGCTCGGCCCGTTCCTCGCCGTGATCACGGGCGTGCTGAGCATCCCGATGACCTTCTTCATGTCGAACGACGCCTTCTACTACGGCATCCTCCCGGTGCTCTCCGAGAGCGCCGCGCAGTACGGCATCGACCCGGTCGAGATGGCCCGCGCCTCGATCACCGGTCAGCCCGTGCACCTGCAGAGCCCGCTCGTGCCGGCGATCCTGCTGCTGGTCTCGCTCGCCGCCGTGAACCTGGGCGACCACCACCGCAAGGTGCTCTGGCGCGCGGTGATCGTGTCGCTGGTGATGCTCGCGGTCGGCGTCCTGGTCGGCGCGATCCCCTTCGGCTGATCCGGGAGCCTGGCGTCAGCCCAGCAGTGGCGCCAGGTTCTCCGTCCAGACGTCGAAGCCGAGCTTCAGGATCAGCGCCCCGACCACCGCCAGGAACGCGATCCGGATGAAGCGGCTGCCCTTCGCGACGGCCATCCGCGAGCCGAGGTAGGCGCCCGCCACGTTCGCGAGCCCCATCAGCAGGCCGAGCACCCAGATCACGTGCCCGCCCGGCACGAAGTACAGCAGCGCACCGAGATTGGTCGCCACGTTCACGATCTTCGCCTTCGCGCTCGCCAGCAGGAAGTCGTACCCGAGCGCCGTGATCAGCGCGATGATCAGGAACGTCCCGGTCCCCGGCCCGATCAGCCCGTCGTAGAAGCCGATCACCAGACCGAGCACCGCGGCGGTCACCAGGTGCCGCCGCCCCGCGTGCTTGAGCGCGGTGACGCTGCCCATCGCCGGCCGCGCGATCGTCACCACGGCCACGACGATCAGCGCGACGACGATGATCGGCTTGAAGACCGAGGCGGGCAGCAGCCCCGCGAGATTCGCTCCCCCGTAGCTGCCGATCAGCGCCACCGCCGCCATCGGCAGCGCCGTCCGCAGATCGGGCCGCGCCCGCCGGAAGAAGGTGATCGCGCTCGTGGTCGTCCCGAAGATCGAGGCGAGCTTGTTGGTCGCGAGCGCCTGCACGGGCGAGATCCCGGGCACGAGCAGCAGGGCGGGGAGTTGGAGCAGGCCGCCGCCGCCCACCACCGCGTCGATCCAGCCGGCGGCGAACGCGGCCAGGATCATCAGCAGGATGACGGGGAGGGCGAGGTCCTCGGTGAACGTCAGCATCGGTCGGAAGCGTACGCGGCCGCCGCCACCCCCTCGACCGCGGCGCCGCGCCACCCTAGGGTCGGCGGCATGCGATTCGGACTCTTCATCCCCCAGGGCTGGCGCCACGACCTCGTCGGCATCGATCCCGCCGAGCAGTGGCGCATCATGCGCGACCTCGCCCAGCACGCCGACGCCGGACCGTGGGAGTCGGTGTGGGTCTACGACCACTTCCACACCGTCCCGGTGGTGACGGAGGAGGCGACCCACGAGGCCTGGACCCTGATGGCCGCGTTCGCCGCCGCCACCTCGCGGGTGCGGCTCGGCCAGATGTGCACCTGCATGAGCTACCGCAACCCCGCGCACCTCGCCAAGATCGCCACCACCGTCGACCTCGTCTCCGGCGGCCGCGTCGAGATGGGCATCGGCGGCGGCTGGTACGAGCACGAGTGGCGCGCCTACGGCTATGGCTTCCCGCCGATCGCCGAGCGCCTCGGCCGCCTCGACGAGGGCGTCCAGATCATGCGCCAGGCCTGGACGGAGGGCGTCTCGACGCTCGACGGCCGGTACTACCAGGTCGACGGCGCCGTGAACCGCCCGCTGCCCCTGCAGGACGGCGGGATCCCGCTGTGGGTCGCCGGCGGGGGCGAGAAGGTGACCCTGCGCATCGCGGCGCAGTACGCGCAGTACACCAACTTCGCGGGCGCTCCGGAGGCGTTCGACCACAAGAGCGCCGTCCTCCGCGGGCACTGCGAGCGTCTCGGCACCGACTACGCGGCGATCACCCGCAGCTCCAACTACAACGTGATGATCGCCGAGACGGAGGCCGAGGTCGAGAAGGGCCTGCAGCGCCTCGAGGAGCGGGTCACTCCCGCTCTCGGCGCTGAGGCGGCCGCCGCCTTCGTCGCGGAGTACCGCAGCCCCGACGCCCTCGCCGTCGGCACCCCCGCGCAGATCGTCGACCGCCTCGGCGACATGCGCGACCGCGGCATGGACTACGCGATCACGTACTTCCCCGACGCCGCCTACGACCGCTCCGGCCTCGAGCTCTTCGAGCGCGACGTCGTCCCGCACCTGGCCTGACCCGTCCTCCCGCCGCTGGTCAACCGGGACCTGCGGCGGAAGGACGCTCCCAGACCGAGAGCGTCGAGGTCCGAATCCCGGTGTCGACGAAGCCGGCGGCGGAGAAGAGGCGGATGCTCGGCGCGTTCCGCTCGTCGATTCTGGCGAGGACGTCGAGGCCCTCCGACTCGACCGAGCGGAGCACGTACTCGATCAGGCGAGTACCCAGCCCCCGGCGCTGGTGGGTCGGAGCGACCCCGATCGCGAACACGATCACGTACTCCCCGTCGCTGTCGTAGCCGAAGTGGCACGCGGCTGCGACTGCTCCGTCATCGATGCCGACGATCAGTGCCTCGGAGGCGGGAAGCGGAAGACGCAGCGACCGGAGATGGGACTGCACCTCGAGTTCCCAGGGGCACGGATGGAAGGTGCCGCGCCCTCCTCTGTACTGGGGACGCGACGGGGTCGCGCAGACGAAGCTCTGCAGGGCGCCCGAGTGCCAGCGACGCGCCTCGACGAGCGGGACGTCGTCAGCGCGCCTCACGCCACGTCGCGAGAGCGCGCTTCTCCGCGCTGCTCAGGACGGGTGAGCCGGCACCCGAGCGATGGCGTGCCGCCAGCGTCTCGCGCTCGCGGTCCGTGAGGCCGTCGTTTCCTCGTTCGACGGACTCACCCGAGGCGGGGCGGACCAGAGAGGACGAGGCGGACATGGTTCCCATGGTAGGTCTCACGCCGAGCATGGTCGAGGTCAGGCGCAGAACGCCTGTCGCCACCCGCCCACGCGCCTGATCCGGCCCCCACCCGAGAAGATCAGCGCGCCTACGCCTCGTCCGCGCGGTCCGCAAGTCCCTGCGTCAGGGCGGGCCGCACGCTTACGGTCGAGGCATGGACGCACAGGACATCCGCTGGAACGACGAAGCCCGCGACAAGATCCTCGAGGACTCGGACAGGGTCCTCCGGGAGGCGGTGCTCGACCTCGCGAAGACCAAGAAGGGCGAGCCCTGGGAGGACGTCTTCGCCGAGCTGAACTCCCGCCTCAAGGACCGGTTCATCGACTTCGAGCCCGGCCCGGACCTCCGCAAGTACGCCGAGGCCGTCTCCGCGGGAGAGATCGAGTCGTGAGCACCGACGACGACACGGCCGGCCGCACCGAGGACCCGGCGCTCGCCGACGACCTCGCCTCGATCCGCGCCGTCGGCGAGGGCCGCCGCGGCGACGCGGCCGACGCGACCGATGTCGAGCACGGCGACCCGCAGACCGTCGAGCAGGTCGAGCAGGAGCTCAAGGGCGGCCTCGACCTGGACTGATCGGACGCAGAACGCAGGAAGGCCCGCTCCCCTCGTTGAGGGAGCGGGCCTTCTTGCGTGCTCGGGCGACTACGCCGAGAGGCGCTCGTAGTCGGTGTAGCCCTCGGCGCCGCCGCCGTAGACGGTCTCCTGGACGAGCTCGTTCTCGGGGTGCCCGCCCTGCCAGCGCTCGACGAGGT
Coding sequences:
- a CDS encoding TSUP family transporter; this translates as MLTFTEDLALPVILLMILAAFAAGWIDAVVGGGGLLQLPALLLVPGISPVQALATNKLASIFGTTTSAITFFRRARPDLRTALPMAAVALIGSYGGANLAGLLPASVFKPIIVVALIVVAVVTIARPAMGSVTALKHAGRRHLVTAAVLGLVIGFYDGLIGPGTGTFLIIALITALGYDFLLASAKAKIVNVATNLGALLYFVPGGHVIWVLGLLMGLANVAGAYLGSRMAVAKGSRFIRIAFLAVVGALILKLGFDVWTENLAPLLG
- a CDS encoding GNAT family N-acetyltransferase, which produces MQSHLRSLRLPLPASEALIVGIDDGAVAAACHFGYDSDGEYVIVFAIGVAPTHQRRGLGTRLIEYVLRSVESEGLDVLARIDERNAPSIRLFSAAGFVDTGIRTSTLSVWERPSAAGPG
- a CDS encoding LLM class F420-dependent oxidoreductase, producing the protein MRFGLFIPQGWRHDLVGIDPAEQWRIMRDLAQHADAGPWESVWVYDHFHTVPVVTEEATHEAWTLMAAFAAATSRVRLGQMCTCMSYRNPAHLAKIATTVDLVSGGRVEMGIGGGWYEHEWRAYGYGFPPIAERLGRLDEGVQIMRQAWTEGVSTLDGRYYQVDGAVNRPLPLQDGGIPLWVAGGGEKVTLRIAAQYAQYTNFAGAPEAFDHKSAVLRGHCERLGTDYAAITRSSNYNVMIAETEAEVEKGLQRLEERVTPALGAEAAAAFVAEYRSPDALAVGTPAQIVDRLGDMRDRGMDYAITYFPDAAYDRSGLELFERDVVPHLA
- a CDS encoding CitMHS family transporter, with product MILAFMALIMTKRLTPMVALIVVPTIFGLFAGAGLGIGDMVLEAIGSLAPTAALLMFAIMYFGIMIDVGLFDPLIRFIVRALGDDPAKVVLGTALLAGAVSLDGDGSTTFIVTTAAMLPIYLRLGMNPVVLTCVAGLANGTLNIVPWGGPTVRAAAALQVSPSEIFVPMLPSLAVGLAVTLVFAWFLGLGERRRLGSLALAEPMLEQELVGAGRGSSRSGARTGGLAAFTGGIRTVARERFSFLRGPESLRGAQVAVAARVQADDADTAMADTMLDPERETLRPKLIWVNLVLTLAVMTLLVADILPLPYVFMVGSAVALLINFPKMKDQASEIVKHAPSIVGVVSMVLAAGVLIGVLNGTGMVDAMAEWVVDVIPPALGPFLAVITGVLSIPMTFFMSNDAFYYGILPVLSESAAQYGIDPVEMARASITGQPVHLQSPLVPAILLLVSLAAVNLGDHHRKVLWRAVIVSLVMLAVGVLVGAIPFG